From a single Lolium rigidum isolate FL_2022 chromosome 7, APGP_CSIRO_Lrig_0.1, whole genome shotgun sequence genomic region:
- the LOC124670438 gene encoding glycine-rich protein DOT1-like, whose amino-acid sequence MDNPRGPQPGQARPRAPLPPGWTGDSGSRRGSGPGGSWSNDWEWASGPGGGWAYGHSSEQGPGGSAFGFGYGSGGGGGGGGGSGRGSFGFGFGGRGGHAGRYGWGGGYDWAGGHAGGYGWGGGPGGWGAGGGAFGGDHGGWGARAGLGGGAQRPPRGGRGN is encoded by the coding sequence ATGGACAATCCGAGGGGTCCCCAGCCCGGGCAGGCACGGCCACGGGCGCCGCTGCCGCCAGGATGGACCGGCGATTCTGGATCGCGGCGGGGATCCGGCCCCGGCGGCTCGTGGAGCAACGACTGGGAGTGGGCCTCGGGGCCTGGAGGCGGCTGGGCCTACGGCCACAGCTCAGAGCAGGGCCCCGGCGGCTCCGCGTTTGGGTTCGgctacggcagcggcggtggtggtggaggcggaggGGGGAGCGGGCGCGGAAGCTTCGGCTTCGGCTTCGGTGGGCGCGGCGGCCACGCTGGCCGGTACGGCTGGGGCGGCGGATACGACTGGGCTGGCGGTCACGCCGGCGGGTACGGATGGGGCGGCGGGCCCGGCGGCTGGGGAGCAGGTGGTGGGGCGTTTGGGGGCGACCACGGAGGCTGGGGCGCGCGCGCAGGGCTCGGCGGCGGGGCGCAACGGCCACCGCGCGGAGGCCGCGGCAACTGA
- the LOC124674243 gene encoding histone-lysine N-methyltransferase, H3 lysine-9 specific SUVH5-like: MESSAHSGAKKGCQSKRGTDSAMVKSSGGEKLVNGALAGVQKDGGEICMSESLKKSDVKGSVAVKSSSGEKLENGAHAGAQKDCGEIRMSEGSKKSPVDGIATVKSSSGEKLENGAHTGAQKDCGVVCMPEGSKKSPVNGIATMKSSSGEKVENGAHAGVQKDGGEICMPEGSKKSHVNGSGLKRSCSAADLVGEEPEGMGNRAAKKINVAAKGCSSAGPVGNDNVSYCRKGRKEIVPWRFQIGYKRSFSTAFCPNGGSPETPEYRAQGSSTQCTSGTRSTVRCYASPHSGVRVSAVRNFSSGKGEKETRTAYKKMRSDNNDHNQGMPETGVSLARKTVMKTLQDFQLIYKKLLHELDKSKEALDLQAYKIFRDRFPAQCDDKRYVGNVPGVHVGDIFHVRVELCVVGLHRPHRIGIDHMKDANGTCIAVSIVAYARFSDIKKNLDALVYSGSTTATINQKIDGTNLALKKSMDTNTPVRVIHGFSTKGNGQRKMLIYGGLYLVEKYWRERESEDCYVYMFRLRRMAGQKHIDIEEILKSAHTEPYDGVIMKDISQGLERIPIPVVNSISDECPMPYVYMSRLKYPRNYQPAPPAGCACVGGCSASKRCACAAKNGGDIPFNDNGRIIVAKPLVYECGPSCKCPPTCHNRVGQKGMKFRLQIFKTKSMGWGVKTLDFIPSGSFVCEYIGEVLDDEEAQKRMTDEYLFAIGHNYYDEALWEGLSRSIPSLQKGPGEDEDAGFAVDASNMGNFAKFINHSCSPNLYAQNVLYDHDDKSAPHIMFFACEDIPPGQELAYHYNYAIDQVHDANGNIKKKKCLCGSVECDGWLY; encoded by the coding sequence ATGGAGAGCAGTGCTCACAGCGGCGCCAAGAAGGGTTGCCAGTCCAAGAGAGGCACTGACAGTGCAATGGTGAAGAGCTCTGGTGGGGAGAAATTGGTGAACGGCGCTCTTGCCGGTGTACAGAAGGATGGCGGTGAGATCTGCATGTCCGAGAGCTTAAAGAAGTCTGATGTGAAAGGGAGTGTGGCCGTGAAGAGCTCTAGTGGGGAGAAATTGGAGAACGGCGCTCACGCCGGTGCCCAGAAGGATTGTGGTGAGATCCGCATGTCCGAGGGCTCAAAGAAGTCTCCTGTGGACGGGATTGCGACCGTGAAGAGCTCTAGTGGGGAGAAATTGGAGAACGGCGCTCACACCGGCGCCCAGAAAGATTGCGGTGTGGTCTGCATGCCCGAGGGCTCAAAGAAGTCTCCTGTGAATGGGATTGCGACCATGAAGAGCTCTAGTGGGGAGAAAGTGGAGAACGGCGCTCACGCCGGTGTCCAGAAGGATGGCGGTGAGATCTGCATGCCCGAGGGCTCAAAGAAGTCTCATGTGAACGGGAGTGGGTTAAAGAGAAGCTGTTCTGCTGCAGATCTTGTGGGGGAGGAGCCGGAGGGCATGGGAAACAGGGCTGCCAAGAAGATCAATGTAGCAGCCAAAGGGTGCAGCTCTGCTGGTCCTGTAGGCAATGACAATGTCAGTTATTGCCGTAAGGGGCGGAAAGAAATAGTGCCATGGAGGTTCCAGATTGGGTACAAGCGGTCATTCTCGACAGCTTTCTGCCCCAATGGTGGATCTCCTGAAACTCCGGAATACAGGGCTCAAGGCAGCTCAACACAGTGCACTTCAGGAACTAGGAGTACTGTGAGGTGCTACGCAAGTCCCCATTCTGGTGTTAGAGTTTCAGCTGTGCGCAATTTCTCCTCAGGGAAAGGTGAGAAGGAAACCAGGACTGCATATAAAAAGATGAGATCTGACAACAATGATCATAATCAGGGAATGCCAGAAACTGGAGTTTCTCTTGCTAGGAAAACCGTCATGAAAACTTTGCAGGATTTTCAGTTAATTTACAAGAAGCTTTTGCATGAACTTGACAAGTCAAAGGAAGCACTTGACCTACAAGCTTACAAAATCTTCAGAGACAGGTTCCCTGCACAGTGTGATGATAAGAGATATGTTGGCAATGTGCCTGGAGTCCATGTTGGTGATATCTTTCATGTAAGGGTTGAGCTTTGTGTTGTCGGTCTTCATCGCCCACACCGGATAGGGATTGATCATATGAAGGACGCCAATGGTACTTGTATAGCTGTTAGCATCGTGGCATATGCACGGTTTTCTGATATCAAGAAAAATTTGGATGCCTTGGTGTATTCTGGATCAACGACAGCTACAATCAATCAGAAGATAGATGGTACCAATCTTGCACTGAAGAAGAGCATGGATACTAACACACCAGTCCGTGTTATCCATGGCTTCAGCACTAAGGGAAACGGCCAACGGAAGATGCTTATATATGGGGGTTTATATCTGGTTGAGAAATACTGGAGGGAGAGAGAAAGCGAAGATTGTTATGTTTATATGTTCCGCCTGAGAAGAATGGCAGGGCAGAAACATATTGACATTGAAGAGATTCTGAAATCTGCACACACTGAACCATATGATGGTGTTATCATGAAAGATATATCCCAAGGGCTGGAGAGAATCCCGATACCTGTTGTAAACTCAATATCTGATGAGTGCCCAATGCCCTATGTCTACATGTCACGCCTGAAATACCCTCGTAACTATCAGCCAGCTCCTCCAGCAGGCTGTGCTTGTGTAGGTGGATGTTCAGCCTCAAAACGGTGTGCTTGTGCAGCGAAAAATGGTGGGGACATCCCTTTCAATGATAATGGCCGTATTATAGTAGCGAAGCCTCTTGTTTATGAGTGTGGACCTTCTTGCAAGTGTCCTCCTACATGTCATAACAGAGTCGGTCAAAAAGGCATGAAATTTCGGCTGCAAATCTTCAAGACCAAATCAATGGGTTGGGGTGTGAAAACCCTGGACTTTATACCATCTGGAAGCTTTGTTTGTGAATATATTGGCGAAGTTTTGGATGATGAAGAGGCACAGAAAAGGATGACTGATGAGTACTTATTTGCTATAGGGCATAACTATTATGATGAAGCCCTTTGGGAGGGTCTGTCAAGATCTATACCCTCACTTCAGAAGGGTCCTGGTGAAGATGAGGATGCTGGTTTTGCTGTCGATGCTTCAAATATGGGCAACTTTGCAAAATTTATCAACCATAGTTGTTCACCCAACCTTTATGCACAAAATGTCCTCTATGATCATGATGACAAGAGTGCGCCTCATATCATGTTCTTTGCCTGTGAGGATATTCCACCCGGTCAAGAGCTAGCATACCACTACAACTATGCAATTGACCAGGTTCATGATGCCAACGGTaacatcaagaagaagaaatgcctTTGTGGTTCTGTAGAGTGTGATGGCTGGCTGTATTAG